The following are from one region of the uncultured Hyphomonas sp. genome:
- a CDS encoding TonB-dependent receptor yields the protein MAAPAFADDLERELDTVVVTATASKQALLTAPASVSVVDNAELELRGSTDLTDALAGEPGVQVTGIGMTRKGISLRGMPEEYTLYLLDGRRVSATNGVIAHSDLELGWLPAAAIEQVEVVRGPMSSLYGSDALGGVVNIITKSPAEEFMGELSLGGSSPESGDGGESANGSLFLSVPLVEGKLGATLVGDVLERNDLPNRDDPAISDIEGRKTSTGRFNLVWTPDAQQRIDFIYTRSDDERWRDTRSTGRRPVDYEYRDEGEREQFVLGHKGNWSWGSTQVDLYQSSANRKNFRTNGQTPTRDQGLKDTVLSGLTAFQLGKVHSVTFGGEIRKEELEDDVASPDGTSDAEHGAVFIQDEIEVTDTFKLIAGLRGDHHDAYGWEASPRLYGVFQPTERVVIKGGYGEGFKSPSLTNLSEDFRVLAAGGRFWAYGNPDLKPETTKTFEASVDYVADTWTVHAGVFHNELENLIQTQCVSDCGIRGAEVRYYTNLEEAEINGLELSGQMDLPAGFGVNANYTYLDTEDKATGEQIAERPEHQANAAVSWSPREGAEVRLRVEYTGDQLDSPGVTIPDYTLLHLDAVWPLTPHVRLNAGIDNLTDERLADRSDLYTFAEPGRVYRLSLSYAF from the coding sequence ATGGCTGCGCCAGCATTTGCCGACGACCTTGAGCGGGAACTGGATACGGTGGTTGTGACCGCAACAGCGAGCAAGCAAGCGCTCCTCACCGCACCGGCCAGCGTATCAGTCGTTGATAATGCGGAACTGGAACTGCGGGGGTCGACCGACCTGACTGACGCCCTGGCCGGAGAGCCCGGTGTGCAGGTGACTGGCATTGGTATGACCAGAAAAGGGATCAGTCTCCGCGGAATGCCGGAAGAGTACACGCTTTACCTCCTTGATGGCCGCCGGGTGAGCGCCACCAATGGCGTGATTGCGCACTCTGACCTGGAGCTCGGCTGGCTGCCAGCCGCAGCGATTGAACAGGTCGAAGTTGTGCGCGGGCCGATGTCGTCGCTTTATGGGTCGGATGCGCTTGGCGGCGTCGTCAACATCATCACCAAATCTCCGGCAGAAGAATTCATGGGTGAGCTGTCCCTCGGCGGCAGCTCTCCGGAATCGGGCGACGGTGGTGAAAGCGCGAATGGAAGCCTCTTTCTTTCGGTTCCGCTCGTCGAAGGAAAGCTCGGGGCGACCCTCGTCGGCGATGTACTGGAGCGGAATGATCTGCCCAATCGGGATGACCCGGCCATATCGGACATTGAAGGCCGAAAAACATCCACCGGACGGTTCAACCTTGTCTGGACGCCGGATGCTCAGCAGCGCATCGATTTCATCTACACCCGAAGCGATGATGAACGCTGGCGCGACACGCGCTCGACCGGGCGCAGGCCCGTCGATTATGAGTATCGCGATGAAGGTGAGCGGGAGCAATTCGTTCTGGGGCACAAAGGCAACTGGTCGTGGGGGAGCACACAGGTAGACCTGTATCAGAGCTCCGCGAACCGGAAGAACTTCCGGACGAATGGGCAAACTCCGACCCGGGATCAGGGATTGAAAGACACAGTACTCAGTGGTCTGACCGCCTTCCAGCTGGGGAAGGTTCACTCTGTCACATTTGGCGGAGAAATCCGTAAGGAAGAGCTGGAAGATGATGTCGCATCTCCGGACGGGACCTCGGATGCCGAACACGGCGCAGTCTTCATCCAGGACGAGATCGAGGTCACCGATACGTTCAAACTGATCGCCGGACTGCGCGGCGACCATCATGACGCATATGGCTGGGAAGCCAGCCCGCGCCTCTACGGTGTGTTTCAGCCGACGGAGCGGGTTGTTATCAAAGGCGGCTATGGGGAAGGCTTCAAGTCACCCAGCCTGACCAATCTGTCTGAGGACTTCCGGGTGCTCGCAGCTGGTGGCCGTTTCTGGGCCTATGGCAATCCGGATCTGAAACCTGAAACGACGAAGACTTTCGAGGCGAGCGTAGACTATGTCGCCGACACCTGGACCGTGCATGCCGGTGTGTTCCACAACGAGTTGGAGAATCTGATTCAGACCCAGTGTGTGTCCGATTGTGGCATCAGGGGGGCGGAGGTCCGCTACTATACCAATCTGGAAGAGGCGGAGATCAACGGGCTGGAATTGTCCGGGCAGATGGATCTGCCTGCCGGGTTCGGGGTGAATGCCAACTACACCTATCTCGATACTGAAGATAAGGCGACAGGGGAGCAGATTGCGGAACGTCCTGAGCATCAGGCGAATGCCGCCGTGTCATGGTCTCCGAGGGAAGGGGCGGAGGTTCGCCTGCGTGTTGAGTATACCGGCGATCAGCTGGATTCGCCGGGCGTCACGATCCCTGACTATACGCTCCTGCACCTTGATGCTGTGTGGCCTCTGACGCCGCATGTGCGCCTGAATGCCGGGATCGACAATCTGACAGACGAACGTCTGGCTGACAGATCTGACCTCTACACGTTTGCCGAACCCGGCCGCGTCTATCGCCTGTCGCTTTCCTACGCATTCTGA
- a CDS encoding helix-turn-helix domain-containing protein produces MTQIPLARRSPVQPDACNLARAIDVVGDRWTLLILRAALYGVRRFDDFQAELGCPRTVLSGRLKKLVDDGLLTKRAYKSPGKRSRPEYVLSPMGLSLRPILIGLTQWGDAWLGKGETPPISFTKAGSKSAIRAAFVDIEGREVRPDQIRPVLRG; encoded by the coding sequence ATGACGCAGATTCCTCTCGCCCGACGTTCGCCCGTTCAGCCGGACGCCTGCAATCTGGCCAGGGCCATAGATGTGGTCGGCGACCGCTGGACGTTACTGATCCTTCGCGCCGCGCTTTACGGTGTCCGCCGGTTTGATGATTTCCAGGCGGAGCTCGGGTGTCCGCGTACCGTTTTGTCAGGACGGCTGAAAAAGCTGGTGGATGACGGCCTTCTCACAAAGCGGGCGTACAAGTCGCCGGGCAAACGCTCGCGTCCGGAATATGTCCTGTCGCCGATGGGATTGTCGTTGCGCCCCATTCTGATCGGCCTGACCCAGTGGGGAGATGCCTGGCTCGGGAAGGGCGAAACGCCGCCGATCAGCTTCACAAAAGCCGGGTCCAAATCCGCCATTCGGGCCGCATTTGTGGATATCGAAGGGCGGGAGGTTCGCCCTGATCAGATCCGTCCGGTGCTTCGGGGGTGA
- a CDS encoding esterase-like activity of phytase family protein, whose product MFRRASQFVSLFLLATCTGTPDVPEAPAVAMPDAESAWTLDTVVDALSEASCPAGTAYKAPVPITITAQPIDLGPADEAASRLPAGASFAGGWELTADNKSFGGLSDLALDDAGNLLAVADDGTFVWIGLKNGAPDGKGQLAYMRGADGNMLQGKSLGDAEGLAVRDGLAIVSFERTHRISAFDLEDCGAAAAEASISQLPDTYAGRRIDENRGAEALTVTPEGHILFGYETVENGHSPIGAVVNLQEAGWTDEVAPNPAGYAFVGFDTARIGGSDETFWLFRSYDPIRGNRNVLSWQDGEKKIVLTRPLAVDNYEGITVEDIGDGKARVWIISDDNFNPLQRTLLLAFDIAVTSE is encoded by the coding sequence ATGTTCCGACGCGCCAGCCAGTTCGTTTCCCTGTTCCTGCTCGCAACCTGTACCGGCACGCCGGACGTGCCGGAAGCGCCGGCAGTTGCCATGCCGGACGCGGAATCAGCCTGGACACTCGACACGGTTGTTGACGCGCTCTCCGAAGCCTCATGTCCCGCCGGAACCGCCTACAAGGCGCCCGTTCCAATCACGATTACCGCCCAACCGATTGACCTTGGCCCTGCCGATGAAGCCGCCAGCCGGCTTCCGGCGGGCGCCTCATTCGCCGGTGGATGGGAGCTGACCGCAGACAATAAGAGCTTCGGCGGGCTTTCCGATCTGGCCCTGGACGATGCCGGCAATCTTCTCGCCGTTGCCGATGACGGCACCTTTGTCTGGATCGGCCTCAAAAACGGCGCGCCGGATGGAAAAGGCCAGCTTGCCTATATGCGGGGCGCCGACGGGAACATGCTTCAAGGCAAGTCATTAGGCGATGCTGAGGGGCTGGCAGTCCGGGATGGTCTTGCCATAGTCAGTTTTGAACGCACGCACCGCATCTCGGCCTTCGACCTGGAAGATTGCGGTGCTGCTGCGGCCGAAGCCTCCATCAGCCAATTGCCGGACACTTATGCTGGCCGCCGAATCGACGAGAACCGAGGCGCCGAAGCCCTCACTGTCACCCCTGAAGGCCATATCCTGTTTGGGTACGAGACGGTCGAAAACGGCCACTCGCCGATTGGCGCGGTGGTGAATCTCCAGGAAGCCGGCTGGACTGACGAAGTCGCGCCAAACCCGGCCGGTTACGCATTCGTTGGGTTTGATACCGCTCGAATTGGCGGCTCTGACGAAACCTTCTGGCTGTTCCGCAGCTATGACCCCATACGCGGCAACCGCAATGTGCTGAGCTGGCAGGACGGCGAAAAGAAAATCGTCCTCACCCGCCCGCTGGCTGTCGATAATTATGAAGGCATCACGGTTGAGGACATCGGAGACGGCAAGGCCCGTGTCTGGATCATCTCCGACGACAATTTCAATCCGCTGCAGCGCACGCTCCTGCTCGCTTTCGACATTGCAGTCACTTCAGAATAA
- a CDS encoding 5-formyltetrahydrofolate cyclo-ligase produces MTSPPPDKIQLRHRMRTIRAEAAARDPDAAEKIADLFPMKLLERYGPVISGYVPINEELDPMPLMKRLADAGAELCLPRMLPEGGISWRLWSLGEPLERRPFGLSEPTEDAPEAHPTLILTPLLAFDAKGNRLGYGKGHYDQALQSLRAEGRAFACAVAYAAQQIDEVPAEPHDQPLDWAITPAGSVPLFMMRNMAALKQG; encoded by the coding sequence ATGACTTCACCTCCCCCAGACAAGATTCAGCTGCGCCACCGGATGCGCACCATTCGCGCCGAAGCGGCTGCGCGAGACCCGGACGCTGCGGAAAAGATTGCTGATCTGTTCCCAATGAAATTGCTGGAGCGCTATGGCCCGGTTATTTCAGGCTACGTCCCGATCAATGAGGAACTGGACCCGATGCCGCTGATGAAGCGGTTGGCCGATGCCGGGGCGGAATTGTGCCTCCCGCGCATGCTGCCGGAGGGTGGGATTTCCTGGCGCCTGTGGAGTCTGGGCGAACCGCTGGAGCGCCGTCCATTCGGGCTCAGCGAGCCGACAGAGGACGCGCCGGAAGCCCACCCAACGCTGATCCTGACCCCGCTGCTGGCGTTCGATGCCAAAGGGAACCGCCTCGGCTATGGCAAAGGCCATTACGATCAGGCACTTCAATCGTTAAGGGCTGAAGGGCGGGCATTCGCTTGTGCTGTGGCCTATGCTGCCCAGCAGATCGACGAGGTTCCCGCAGAGCCGCACGATCAGCCACTTGATTGGGCGATTACCCCCGCTGGCTCTGTTCCACTGTTCATGATGCGCAACATGGCAGCCCTGAAACAGGGTTAA
- a CDS encoding family 16 glycosylhydrolase, with product MATDTTDHSLKKHLKDWQPRAVVAVGVLAFALCVAIFSVVSSQPGKPAPTESRLPPPRVADTAPVAPWTPDQAVKKRENTPILREGPYTLKPDAPLLESDDAFIATLGNGLSPDRFYISHHSNDKGFQGGDWVTENVSVSSDGLRLDVTPTGNPKKPYALAEVQMLGTYGYGRYETIMRPAKGSGLVSAFFTYTGPYFGKPHDEIDIEFVGKDTSIIELNYFHNGKTGSSARIKLPFDASEKDHLYGFDWKPEGISWYVDGKLIYQTPANDPHLPETPGRLMISNWTGKKELQQWHGVPDFGDRGSAYYSCISFTPLGENTRRCSDVFKPGSEFPASAD from the coding sequence ATGGCAACAGACACAACAGATCACAGCCTCAAGAAGCACTTGAAGGACTGGCAACCCCGCGCCGTCGTGGCCGTGGGAGTGCTGGCGTTTGCGCTTTGCGTTGCCATTTTCTCGGTTGTTTCCTCGCAGCCTGGCAAGCCTGCACCGACTGAAAGCCGCCTTCCTCCGCCACGCGTGGCAGACACGGCCCCAGTCGCCCCCTGGACCCCCGACCAGGCGGTTAAAAAACGTGAAAACACCCCCATCCTCAGGGAAGGCCCCTACACTCTGAAGCCGGACGCTCCGTTGCTGGAGTCTGACGACGCCTTTATCGCCACTCTCGGAAACGGACTTTCCCCTGATCGCTTCTACATCTCACACCACAGCAACGACAAAGGCTTCCAGGGCGGAGACTGGGTGACGGAAAACGTGTCCGTCAGCTCCGACGGGCTGCGTCTGGACGTGACTCCCACCGGAAACCCTAAAAAACCTTACGCACTCGCCGAAGTACAGATGCTCGGCACTTACGGCTACGGCCGGTATGAAACCATTATGCGTCCGGCCAAAGGCTCAGGCCTGGTCTCTGCGTTCTTCACCTATACCGGCCCCTATTTCGGCAAACCGCACGACGAGATCGACATTGAGTTCGTTGGCAAGGACACCAGCATCATCGAGCTGAATTACTTCCACAATGGCAAGACCGGCAGCAGCGCGCGGATCAAACTTCCCTTCGACGCCTCGGAGAAAGACCATCTGTACGGCTTCGACTGGAAACCCGAAGGCATCAGCTGGTATGTCGATGGAAAGCTGATCTATCAGACGCCGGCAAACGATCCGCACCTGCCGGAAACCCCGGGACGGCTTATGATCAGCAACTGGACCGGCAAGAAAGAACTGCAGCAGTGGCATGGCGTGCCGGACTTTGGTGACCGCGGCTCGGCATATTATTCCTGCATCTCGTTTACGCCGCTTGGTGAGAATACCCGCCGCTGTTCTGACGTGTTCAAGCCGGGGTCGGAATTCCCGGCCTCTGCAGACTGA
- a CDS encoding DUF1476 domain-containing protein, with product MSTFNDRERAEEARFALTEEQMFKVMNRRNKLLGLWAAGVMGMGEDDAEAYAKTVVLSDLEESGDEDVFRKVRGDLDKAKTGTSDAEIREQMAVLLPEARSQVVDE from the coding sequence ATGAGCACATTCAATGATCGGGAGCGCGCAGAAGAAGCGCGGTTTGCGCTCACCGAGGAGCAAATGTTCAAGGTCATGAACCGCCGCAACAAGCTGCTTGGCTTGTGGGCGGCCGGTGTCATGGGCATGGGCGAAGACGACGCCGAAGCCTACGCAAAGACCGTGGTTCTGTCGGATCTGGAAGAATCCGGCGACGAGGACGTGTTCCGGAAGGTGCGCGGCGATCTGGACAAGGCGAAAACCGGCACCAGCGATGCGGAAATCCGCGAGCAGATGGCGGTCCTGCTGCCTGAAGCGCGTTCGCAGGTTGTCGACGAATAG
- the purC gene encoding phosphoribosylaminoimidazolesuccinocarboxamide synthase — protein sequence MNKRRVVYEGKAKILYEGPEPGTLIQYFKDDTTAFDAQKRAVLDGKGVLNNRISEFMMTRLAGVGIPTHFIRRLNMREQLIKKVEIIPLEVVVRNVAAGSLAKRLGIEEGQVLPRPIVEFYYKDDALHDPLVTEEHIAAFGWAGPQEYDDLVSLALRVNDFMSGLFAAVGIRLIDFKLEFGRYFEGDAEIPRILLADEISPDSCRLWDLETGDKLDKDRFRRDLGGVTEAYAEVARRLGIIRESGETDNVVSFNGGK from the coding sequence ATGAACAAGCGGCGTGTCGTTTATGAAGGCAAGGCCAAAATTCTTTATGAGGGTCCGGAACCGGGCACGCTCATTCAGTATTTCAAGGATGATACGACAGCCTTTGACGCCCAGAAACGTGCCGTTCTGGATGGCAAGGGCGTTCTGAACAACCGCATCAGCGAGTTCATGATGACCCGCCTCGCCGGCGTTGGCATCCCGACCCACTTCATCCGCCGCCTCAATATGCGCGAGCAGCTGATCAAGAAAGTCGAGATCATTCCGCTGGAAGTGGTTGTGCGCAATGTGGCCGCCGGCTCGCTGGCCAAGCGCCTTGGCATCGAGGAAGGCCAGGTCCTGCCCCGCCCGATCGTCGAGTTCTACTACAAAGACGACGCCCTGCACGATCCGCTGGTGACCGAAGAACATATCGCGGCTTTCGGCTGGGCCGGGCCGCAGGAATATGACGACCTGGTCTCCCTCGCGCTGCGCGTGAACGATTTTATGTCCGGCCTGTTCGCGGCTGTCGGCATCCGTCTGATCGACTTCAAACTTGAGTTTGGCCGGTACTTCGAGGGCGACGCCGAGATCCCTCGCATCCTGCTGGCCGACGAGATCAGCCCCGATTCCTGCCGCCTGTGGGACCTTGAGACCGGAGACAAACTGGACAAGGACCGCTTCCGCCGTGATCTGGGAGGTGTGACCGAAGCTTATGCAGAAGTGGCCCGGCGCCTCGGAATTATCCGGGAATCCGGTGAAACCGACAATGTCGTCAGCTTCAACGGCGGCAAATAA
- the purS gene encoding phosphoribosylformylglycinamidine synthase subunit PurS, with product MKAIVHVALKNGVLDPQGKAVADTLARMGYKEVESARIGKVIELDLEDGLSEADANARVKEMCEKLLANTVIESYRIDLQG from the coding sequence ATGAAAGCCATTGTGCATGTTGCCCTGAAAAACGGCGTGCTGGACCCGCAGGGCAAGGCGGTTGCCGATACATTGGCGCGTATGGGCTATAAGGAAGTCGAAAGCGCCCGCATCGGGAAGGTCATTGAACTCGACCTCGAAGACGGCCTCAGCGAAGCGGACGCCAATGCCCGCGTCAAAGAGATGTGCGAGAAGCTGCTCGCCAATACCGTTATCGAAAGTTACCGCATCGACCTTCAGGGCTGA
- a CDS encoding glycosyltransferase family 4 protein: protein MGEAMIANKPVKVSVLRDRYPTSFSSPRHSRHDIRPRLFVPFNKLRSKLDGFTLMQPFDGADLVHVVNRIPIGARKMICSFESHIPRQFGLPRDAILTKMMLNEITSNRCRRLVGMSHFAMRTALAMHEGTPAYDVIKAKMMVQHPNVELGQKGDRLKGDDASSLVLTFVGGHFVRKGGCVSVRIAEKAIEQDLPIHVNVISSLQAGESVWSDPTDPDFLKSYTDLLSLPNVTHFPGLPNAEAREVMGKSHFTLLPTFEDTFGFSAIESMAEYTPVIATNVCALPEVIYPGRNGYMLHLERDKLGEWVRPDKTERHTEAYTQIYRDTIEMLADEAVEYLKTLIGKPDILAAMRADARYTAEEMFSADVAGKRWDSLYERVSRESTQTPAVCDPELDRSSPDSPAYLFEGKPAGTR, encoded by the coding sequence TTGGGCGAAGCGATGATTGCAAATAAACCTGTGAAAGTGTCGGTGCTGCGTGATCGGTATCCCACGTCATTCTCGAGTCCGCGTCACTCGAGACACGATATTCGGCCCCGGTTGTTCGTTCCATTCAACAAGTTGCGTAGCAAGCTCGATGGTTTCACGTTGATGCAGCCTTTCGATGGGGCGGATCTGGTTCACGTGGTCAATCGGATCCCGATCGGGGCGCGCAAAATGATATGTTCTTTTGAAAGCCATATTCCGCGTCAGTTCGGCTTGCCCCGTGATGCCATCCTGACGAAGATGATGCTCAACGAGATCACCAGCAACAGGTGCCGCCGTCTCGTTGGCATGTCTCACTTCGCCATGCGTACAGCGCTGGCGATGCATGAAGGCACCCCCGCCTACGATGTCATCAAGGCCAAGATGATGGTGCAGCATCCGAATGTGGAGCTTGGCCAGAAAGGCGACCGCCTGAAAGGGGATGATGCCTCCTCGCTGGTCCTGACTTTCGTTGGCGGACATTTTGTCCGTAAGGGCGGATGCGTTTCGGTGCGGATCGCAGAAAAGGCGATTGAGCAGGATCTGCCGATTCACGTGAACGTCATTTCGTCGCTTCAGGCCGGAGAAAGCGTGTGGAGCGATCCCACTGACCCGGATTTCCTGAAGTCGTATACGGACCTTCTCTCTCTTCCGAACGTCACCCATTTCCCGGGCCTGCCGAACGCGGAAGCGCGTGAGGTAATGGGCAAGTCGCACTTTACGCTGCTGCCGACGTTCGAAGATACATTTGGTTTTTCTGCCATCGAATCCATGGCCGAATACACGCCCGTTATTGCGACCAATGTTTGCGCGCTTCCGGAGGTGATCTACCCTGGCCGGAACGGTTACATGCTGCATCTGGAGCGAGACAAGTTGGGCGAATGGGTCCGTCCGGACAAGACCGAACGGCACACCGAAGCTTATACCCAGATCTATCGCGATACGATTGAGATGCTTGCCGACGAAGCAGTGGAGTATCTCAAAACGCTGATTGGCAAGCCCGACATTCTGGCCGCAATGCGAGCGGATGCGCGATATACGGCCGAGGAGATGTTCAGCGCAGACGTCGCGGGGAAGCGCTGGGATAGTCTCTATGAGCGTGTCTCGCGCGAGTCGACGCAAACACCGGCTGTTTGCGATCCCGAGCTCGATCGGTCGTCGCCAGACTCTCCAGCATATCTGTTTGAAGGCAAGCCAGCGGGAACGCGCTAG
- a CDS encoding TetR/AcrR family transcriptional regulator, giving the protein MTRNTMASKAPEKKARARNARPKIERAALKLFVHEGVDAATTREIAEKAGVSEGALYRHYKGKDQLALSLFMETHNRLGQMMQVALSGDGSLEEKVHAAVRAYCELADEDFLLFSFHLVSLNRYLPYDKRREDDPVSITERIIDGLMSQGIIPKGDPALKAAMALGVVMQAGQNKIYNRLPGLLTQHADAMARAVVAVLKSE; this is encoded by the coding sequence ATGACAAGAAATACGATGGCATCCAAGGCCCCTGAAAAGAAAGCGCGTGCACGCAACGCTCGTCCGAAAATTGAGCGAGCCGCGTTGAAACTCTTTGTTCACGAAGGCGTCGATGCCGCAACAACGCGGGAAATCGCTGAAAAGGCCGGGGTTTCTGAAGGGGCACTGTACCGCCACTACAAAGGCAAGGACCAGCTGGCGCTCAGCCTGTTTATGGAAACCCATAATCGTCTCGGCCAGATGATGCAGGTGGCGTTGTCCGGCGACGGCTCGCTCGAAGAAAAAGTCCATGCCGCCGTAAGAGCTTATTGTGAGCTGGCAGACGAAGACTTTCTCCTCTTCTCGTTCCACCTCGTTTCGCTCAACCGTTACCTGCCCTACGACAAACGGCGCGAAGACGATCCGGTGTCCATTACAGAGCGGATCATCGACGGCCTGATGTCCCAAGGGATTATCCCGAAAGGTGATCCTGCCCTGAAAGCAGCGATGGCGCTCGGTGTGGTGATGCAAGCCGGCCAGAACAAGATCTACAACCGGCTGCCTGGCCTGCTTACCCAGCATGCCGATGCGATGGCCCGGGCCGTCGTGGCCGTCCTGAAATCTGAATAG
- a CDS encoding 1-acyl-sn-glycerol-3-phosphate acyltransferase, translated as MRAALFTFVYYLLSVLYVLASVPFLILPGHTPVRAIIRSYTRAMNLNLRLVAGIRKEVRGRNQLPKGAFILAAKHQSWGDGYLVYPEVSNLAFVTGDHLEKFPLVGGILRKLGAIVIDTCGGGERKAASLQEGMEQARQDGRRVLIYPEGHLAPVDYHFRYKPGVWHMAQAMQAPVVPVATNIGVYWQQKEKEKRPGTAIIEFLEPIPWNLPKEEFMERLTTVVEKRTAELVAEGRGTPVKKATLIPDPPKGMEASPTISDLAAFKKA; from the coding sequence ATGCGCGCCGCCCTGTTCACATTTGTCTATTACCTCCTTTCTGTTCTCTATGTCCTGGCCTCCGTGCCATTCCTTATTCTGCCCGGACACACGCCCGTGCGGGCGATCATCCGCAGCTACACACGGGCCATGAACCTGAATCTCCGGCTGGTTGCTGGCATCCGCAAGGAAGTGCGCGGCCGGAACCAGCTGCCGAAGGGCGCATTCATCCTTGCGGCAAAGCACCAGAGCTGGGGCGACGGTTATCTCGTCTATCCGGAGGTCAGCAATCTCGCCTTTGTGACAGGCGATCATCTGGAGAAGTTTCCACTTGTCGGCGGCATTCTGCGTAAACTGGGCGCGATCGTGATCGACACATGCGGTGGGGGCGAGCGCAAGGCGGCGTCTTTGCAGGAAGGTATGGAACAGGCCAGGCAGGACGGCCGGCGGGTCCTGATCTATCCGGAGGGGCATCTGGCGCCGGTAGACTATCATTTCCGCTACAAGCCGGGCGTCTGGCACATGGCGCAGGCAATGCAGGCACCGGTCGTGCCGGTCGCCACCAATATCGGCGTCTACTGGCAGCAAAAGGAAAAGGAAAAGCGCCCCGGCACGGCGATCATCGAATTCCTTGAGCCCATCCCATGGAACCTGCCGAAGGAAGAATTCATGGAACGCCTGACAACAGTGGTGGAAAAACGCACCGCTGAGCTGGTTGCGGAAGGCCGGGGTACGCCGGTCAAAAAGGCCACGCTCATCCCGGACCCGCCCAAGGGCATGGAAGCCAGCCCCACGATTTCAGATCTCGCCGCTTTCAAAAAAGCCTAG
- a CDS encoding DNA-deoxyinosine glycosylase, producing MSGKGSPMIVQGFDPIAAPDARLLILGSMPGVASLEAGQYYAHGRNAFWPIMGQLFGAGPERPYLERQAILMENGVAVWDVLQFCRREGSLDANIKAEVPNDFAGFFAAHPGICRILLNGGKAAKSFGKYAAVHAPASAKEVAVPSTSPAYAAMSFARKCELWRAAVPDLAP from the coding sequence ATGTCCGGCAAGGGCAGTCCGATGATCGTACAGGGCTTTGACCCGATCGCCGCGCCGGATGCCCGTCTGCTGATCCTTGGAAGCATGCCAGGCGTCGCCTCCCTCGAAGCCGGGCAGTATTACGCCCATGGCCGGAATGCCTTCTGGCCCATAATGGGGCAGCTGTTCGGGGCGGGGCCGGAAAGGCCTTATTTAGAACGCCAGGCCATCCTCATGGAGAATGGCGTTGCTGTATGGGACGTTCTGCAGTTCTGCCGCCGCGAAGGCAGCCTGGATGCAAATATCAAGGCGGAAGTCCCGAATGATTTTGCGGGCTTCTTTGCGGCCCATCCGGGCATCTGCCGGATCCTCCTGAACGGCGGCAAGGCTGCGAAGAGTTTCGGGAAATATGCTGCGGTGCATGCGCCTGCGTCGGCCAAGGAAGTCGCCGTGCCGTCGACCAGCCCGGCCTATGCCGCCATGAGTTTCGCAAGGAAATGCGAGTTGTGGCGGGCAGCCGTGCCTGACCTGGCGCCCTAG